Proteins from one Pleuronectes platessa chromosome 16, fPlePla1.1, whole genome shotgun sequence genomic window:
- the LOC128458895 gene encoding uncharacterized protein LOC128458895 encodes MSYYRKELQQVLCRYVTDTLNDIDTVRGFCEDVSKWGLHRETELNMMKDIKERVDNHVSKSGSHAKLQEELDAVLKDTLVGLAKLEYFLDAVEKLAVTSLHVITENQALCLPKGISPNCVQVVITVAQLICPLLLEFKRDAQVFFLPRLQNVEVLSYELDKYIRTMQTICETLGRSVTVFHNSLSDFHSEMTTETVVNFEVDLSEDDTRRMLDHINQLDEIRMNKHFRMVFLFQEKSFCDFISEFSKRQDRMLKFLNDLEERAIQLDRMNKGAKISSVVGNSVGAAGGVLSIVGLALIPFTAGLSLGLTWTGFGMGISSAANSAVTTATEIGVNATQKNKAREVFQKFMEDVQSLQECLDKVTNQVDMEMVESFITVALGVGKGLLKVAAKFFTKKLIRDVVKGYFNVARSVRAASAIKLLKNEELIAGVGKVVAQEGKALRNVPRVAADIPDIGQAVAKGPLTLSKSARVGLIAVNALFLGMDIFFIVKDSISLANGNETAFSQWIRARATLWSSEMDSWKGIHDSLCEGRETSEKKKALLETPFYP; translated from the exons ATGTCTTATTACAGAAAAGAGCTACAGCAGGTGTTGTGCCGCTATGTCACAGACACCCTCAACGACATCGACACTGTAAGAGGATTCTGTGAAGACGTCTCTAAATGGGGGCTCCATAGggagacagaattaaacatgATGAAAGATATCAAAGAGAGGGTTGACAACCATGTTTCTAAGTCAGGGAGCCATgcaaagctgcaggaggagctggatgccgtgctcaaggacactttggttGGCCTGGCGAAGCTCGAATACTTCCTGGATGCAGTGGAGAAGCTGGCGGTCACTTCGCTCCATGTGATTACTGAGAACCAGGCGCTATGTCTGCCCAAAGGGATCAGCCCCAATTGTGTTCAAGTTGTCATCACTGTGGCACAGCTAAtctgccctctcctcctcgAGTTCAAAAGAGATGCACAAGTCTTCTTTCTGCCCAGACTTCAGAATGTGGAAGTGCTCTCGTATGAGTTGGACAAGTACATACGGACCATGCAGACAATCTGCGAGACATTAGGAAGAAG TGTAACTGTCTTTCACAACTCCCTCAGTGACTTTCATTCGGAAATGACGACGGAAACTGTGGTGAACTTCGAAGTGGATCTGTCTGAAGATGACACGCGGAGGATGCTTGATCATATAAATCAGCTGGATGAGATCAG GATGAACAAGCACTTCAGGATGGTGTTCTTGTTTCAAGAGAAATCGTTTTGTGACTTCATCAGTGAGTTCAGCAAGCGACAGGACAGGATGCTGAAGTTTCTCAACGACCTGGAGGAGAGGGCTATTCAGCTCGACAGGATGAATAAGGGGGCAAAGATCTCCAGCGTGGTAGGCAACTCGGTTGGGGCGGCTGGAGGTGTGCTCTCCATTGTTGGCTTGGCGTTAATTCCTTTTACGGCAGGGCTGTCTCTAGGTCTGACATGGACGGGGTTTGGTATGGGAATCTCCAGTGCAGCCAACAGCGCTGTCACCACCGCCACAGAGATTGGAGTAAATGCAACTCAAAAAAACAAAGCCAGGGAGGTTTTCCAGAAATTCATGGAGGATGTGCAGAGTCTCCAGGAATGTCTGGACAAGGTGACCAATCAAGTCGACATGGAAATGGTAGAGAGTTTCATCACAGTGGCTCTGGGAGTTGGCAAGGGTCTTCTTAAAGTTGCTGCTaagttttttacaaaaaagttgATTAGAGATGTCGTCAAGGGATATTTCAATGTTGCCAGGTCAGTCAGGGCTGCCTCTGCTATTAAGTTGTTGAAAAATGAAGAGTTGATTGCAGGTGTTGGTAAGGTGGTGGCACAGGAAGGTAAAGCATTACGTAATGTGCCCAGGGTGGCCGCTGACATCCCAGATATTGGTCAGGCAGTCGCCAAAGGGCCTCTCACTCTTTCCAAGTCAGCTAGGGTAGGTCTCATAGCAGTCAATGCTCTCTTCCTTGGCATGGATATCTTCTTCATCGTTAAGGACAGCATCAGTCTGGCAAATGGCAATGAGACCGCCTTCTCACAGTGGATCAGGGCCAGAGCTACTCTGTGGAGCTCAGAGATGGATTCCTGGAAGGGGATCCACGACTCCCTGTGCGAGGGCCGAGAGAcgtcagagaaaaaaaaagctcttctGGAGACACCATTTTATCCTTAG